GCTGGTTGTGCTGTGGGACTTTGCAGAGAAAGTCCTGCAGTGCCAGCTGTGGGACATGGAGAAGAGACTCTAGGAGGAGCCTGTGGTAGGACTCTGGGTGTCCTTAGGAAGGGAATgccacagagagagagaaaatgtaagACTAACCCCACTTTGTGCCTCAAAATCTGATTCCCCATGTGCAGATAGGCACACGGGTAAGACAGACACCTGACTTCAAATAAAAAGGCATGAGGACTTGCATGAAAAGCACGCAGGTAACTCAGTTCTCAAATATCCTTTAATATGTTTAGGAAccaaagggagaaaattcaGCAACTGGCAAGCCGAGTTCCTCCGTCACTGTAAGCCTGGCGCAGCTCTGTTGGCAGCAGAAGTCCTGCTCTGAATATCAACCGCATTAAAACCAAATTTAAACCGGGAGCCAAGTTTCTGGTGCAGTTCCCAAATATTATGAGGGTAAACCCAATTACACTCATGCTTTGTTATAAAAGTTAGAAATCCTACACAAAAATGAGTCATTTTCTGCCCGCTTAGCTCACTGCACCAGCTGATAGCAAGTGAGAGGGGAGCCACTATCAGCAGCTGGGGGTCTGGGCAGAACCACAGGGCCAGCCCGACTTCCTACAGCCCAGACCaacctctcctcctctcctttccctccagAGAACCCTATTTTAGACCAtcttctgcctcagcaccaaAGGAAGGTGCTTGACAGGCTCCCCACTGGCCTTCCGCTCGCGGTCACTGCCAACCTAGTAAGTGACAAGGACTACTGGAAGCGGTGCTGCACCGAGCGCTGGCAAGTGTGTGACATCTCCAGCTATGGGGGCAGCTGGAAACGGATGTTCTTCGAACGTCACCTGGAGAACATCCTGAAAAGTTTTGTCCCCAACACCACGGACCCCAACCAGGTTCTGGAGCTCATCCCGCTCTGCAAAGACTATGTGCGGAAACTGGAGGTTGATCAGTTCCTGCCGCCGCTGAAGGTGGATCCAAAGGAGGAGGCAGATGACATCTCTGATTCAGGGAGCGATCTGGGGTTTGGCGAGGTCCCCATGCATCACTACGACCTGGGAGCCCTCGTTACTGCTCTCCCTTACCTTGAAGAGCTTCATCTTACTTACGGCGTGAAGGACTGCGGCATGAACTTCGAGTGGAACCTCTTTAAGTTCACCTACCAGGACTGCTGTAACCTGGCTGATGCCGTGAAGAAGTGTCACAAATTGAAGGTAATATATcccaaaataaatctttcttcctCAGCTCAATCTTCAGATTCCCtttggagggggaggagggggagaaaccCTAGGCTCAGTCTTCCCTGCTGGCAGCATCCTTCCCTTTGCAAGTTCCTGTCTGGCCAAGTGAAGAGAGGTTAACTCACTGGCCTACTGCTGAGCATCTCTTTCTGTTTATGCTCTTGGTAGAAGACATTGCCAGAGGGTAAAAACCATATTTGCTCCCTCAAAGCTTGTTCCCTGTAGCCCAAGAGAAAGCAACACTCCTGCTTTAACTCCGTATGTGGTtctgggagagaagagaggagaaagccAGAGAGTTTTTCATAGGGACAGGTTTTGGCTCAGTAAATAAATCTTGACATACCCCAGAGACCTCCAGGAAGAGCATGGGGAAATATTCACATAGAGTGAGggggctttttctttctggatgcTAACAAAACCCTCAGTTCTTTGACAATTGCAGTGCAGATATTTAGCCTCTCCTAAACGCCAACAGGCATCACTCACCAGAGCGAGCTGGCCGAACACTCTCTCCAAATTGACATGCTTTAGGAAATACTTTTCTGTGTGGCTTCCAGAAGGGAAATCACCTCTCACATGGCTATTGAGGTGCCCTGGCCACACAGAGCCTTGCCCTTAAGGAAGAGCACTGTGGGTTACCACCAGTGCATGTGCTCGTCTGGACAATCGGATTGTGATTGGGGGTGAATTTAGCTATTAGTCCCTGCAGAAATTTGGACAGCTTTCTCTCATTTAATTTTGCCCTATGTGTTAGAGATCCCACAGAGTCAAAGGAGAGGAATGGGAGTTTCCAAGAGATGAACcctgggacaggcaggggacCTCAGTGTCGTGTCCTGCCCTCTCCACAATAAAAACACCTACTTTAGCCCACTGGCTAAAGGCGTCTAAAGCAAAGGGAGATGAATCTCATCTCTGGTGAGCCACAGGCTAGAGACCTTGTGCAAAGCTCTGTCCAAAGCACCTGCTTCAGTGTCCCTGTCCTTTACCCCACAGGTTTTCAAGCTGACACGCAGCAATGTTGATGACGACAAGACCAGGCTGCTGGTCCGCAGCTTGCTGGATCACCCCTCCTTGGTGGAGCTGAACTTGTCCCACAACCTCatcggggacacggggacacaagCTGTCGGCAAGCTGATCAACCGCAGCAGATTAGAAACCCTGGATCTGTGTAACAACAAGATCCATCACGCGGGGGCTCAGGCCCTCGCCCAGGCCCTGGCTCAGAACTGCACCCTGACCTCCCTGAACCTGCGCCTCAACTACCTGGAGGACGAGGGCGGGGAGGCGATGGgccgtgccctgctggccaaCACCACCCTGAAGTCCATCCACCTGGGCAGCAACATGCTGTCGGAGCCAAGCGCTGTGCTGTTCTCCCAGGTCCTTGCTCAGAACGCCACCCTGACCTGCATCAACTTGTCGTGCAACCACATAGGGCCGGTAAGAGAAACCCCCGCTCCCTGCAGCTGGACAGCCCGCGTGGCTGTGAGGTTTGATGCTGGGACACGGTCCCAACCTGCCCTCGGTgtctctgcttgagcagggggttggagcaggtgacctccagaggtcccttcccacctcaggcATCCTGTGATCGTGTGGTTCAGTTGTAAAGGAGATGCTGAGCCCGGTCTGCCTCAAAGCCACGGGGCAGAGGCATCCCCCACATTTCAACCTTGCTGGGATAACAATCAGCTGCAAGCAGTGAAGAGACTACAGCAGACAGCAAAAAGGAGAACATCTTCTTCTGTggggacacacacacatttatctCACTCATGTCTAGCTCTTCTCACGGGGCTCTCAGGCAGATGCTGGCTTCCAGGCTTCTGGGCAGAGAGGGATTTTCCCCACAGGAGACTGAAATCCAGGGAGTATGCCTGGGGAAATCACAGCCCCTTTACCCACGTGGGAGTAGTAAAAATGATAGGTGGCATAAGACGAGGGCCTTATTCATATCCTCTGTACTTCGGATCTGCTGTGCCATCTGTCATGCAGCAGCACACGGGCAGATTTTGCCCTCCCCAGAATCTCTCCTGTCCGTCATGAGGAGATTGTTAGAAAATTGGCTCTGTTGTTGAGCTCCTTTAATTCACCCCGCAGCTCTGGTGTGGTGTGCTAGGTCAAAAGTGTCATGTCTGGATGCTTCTTTATGGCTCCTGAGCCACAGGCTCACATTTTCTAGGCAGAGAAGCATCCACAAATCTTAGTGCATCCCTAAGAGCTGCAGTGTGCAACATGCCCACAAAGCAGACCAATTCTCTTCTGCTGATTAAAAAAGAGCTTTAGAAATCTGAAACTAGACAGCTAAATGCAATCATGCTGGCTTTTAAACTTTCTATGCTGCCTCAATTTTTCTCACTGTCACAATAAAGAAAGAGACAGCAAGACCAGCTGTCCCTGCTGGCAGGAATATTGGCATCAATATGTTTGACAACGGTTTTAAAAGGATTTGATGGCAGAAAACCTTTTGTGAGTCCTCATTTTTATGGTTCTGGACATGGATAACCATCTGAGTGTAACGATACAAGGGGACAAGTGTTGGAAAGGATAGCAGGATTTTTGCTTAGTAAATAATAACCTTTGTGCTTAGCATTTTCCATCTGATGAGCTCTCCTGGTACCCGTTTGTGAAGCTCTGTAGCACCCCAGGAAGTGGGCTGCTGTTTTCGTCTTTGTTTTGCATATGGGAAAATGGAGGTGTTCGCTAGGGATGCATCAAATCCTCTGTACCCCTTTAAAAAGAGGttcctctcctttctcacattttgtcctttttagCAAGAGGTCTAacaggcagggtgctggggagagggggctgCCTGGATGGAGGCGATGGGGTCGGGACGTGCGTTGGGTACGTGAAAGAGAAGAGCTGTGGGAAAAAATGCCAAATTGTTGCATCCCTAAAGACCACATTTCAGGCAAGGGAAGGAAATGTACCAAGGCAAGCTGCCTCCCTAGAGTTCTCTACGTTGCATTGTCTGACCCCATGCAGGCTGGACTTGAGCTGCATGAGATGTTCCCCCCACAAAATCCATCCGTGCCATGGAAAAGGCACCGAGCAGGATGAGGAACAGCGCACCTAGTCGCACTGCCACGTGTCCCcacccagcagggagctggggacggggggacagggTAGAGCAGAGACTCCTCGCAGGTTATCCTCTCCGTCCGTGCCATTAACCAGCCTGAGCTTGAGGACTCCTGACACGATACCCAGAGGGAGTCATTAGCACGTGTCGTATCGCTGAGCGCTGCATAAGGTTACGCtccttccctgtccttctcttgGGAGCAACGTTTCAGGCTTGGGTGAAGCCTCGCTCACTCTTGGGCTCCTTTCTTCAACCCGCTGCAGGACGGTGgcaagcagctgctggaagggctGGCGGGCAACAAGACGCTGACCGAGTTCGACCTCCGCCTGGCAGAGGTGGGCCAGGAGAGCGACTTCCTCATCGGGCAGATGCTGTGGGCCAACCGGCACGCCGCCCGCCTGGGACCTCAGCCGCAGCCACCAGCCGGGCCCCTCTGACCAGGAAGCCGCAGAAAGCTCCCCAGGTACCAGTTTTGCTCCCCGCGTGGGATCTGGGCCGACAAACCTCCCCTTGCACAAGTGGGGGCAGGAGGGCTTCCAGCAGAGCACCTGGGGTCGGCAATgcagcccctgcacccccaggggagggctctggggctgcttccccagctgcccacacatccctgctgtcccccaggggtcaaAGCACCAGTGTGTCTCCGTGCAGAGGCATTCTGCTCCCCCCGAACAGGCAGCATTGCCTGGAGCTGGGAGAAAAGGTCGCGTGGTGGACACCACGGTACAGccgctgcccggggctgccTTTAGCTGGCTGCAGGGTCTTCTGCTGTGACAGGACAGGGGGGCAGCCTCTGACA
This genomic stretch from Anser cygnoides isolate HZ-2024a breed goose chromosome 3, Taihu_goose_T2T_genome, whole genome shotgun sequence harbors:
- the TCTE1 gene encoding dynein regulatory complex subunit 5 translates to MQQAVAAGRSRPVPSLRRSQGRLTADSFCVHRIIEDPEWSLAAVPRLTELCLQHIVHNFTQNPILDHLLPQHQRKVLDRLPTGLPLAVTANLVSDKDYWKRCCTERWQVCDISSYGGSWKRMFFERHLENILKSFVPNTTDPNQVLELIPLCKDYVRKLEVDQFLPPLKVDPKEEADDISDSGSDLGFGEVPMHHYDLGALVTALPYLEELHLTYGVKDCGMNFEWNLFKFTYQDCCNLADAVKKCHKLKVFKLTRSNVDDDKTRLLVRSLLDHPSLVELNLSHNLIGDTGTQAVGKLINRSRLETLDLCNNKIHHAGAQALAQALAQNCTLTSLNLRLNYLEDEGGEAMGRALLANTTLKSIHLGSNMLSEPSAVLFSQVLAQNATLTCINLSCNHIGPDGGKQLLEGLAGNKTLTEFDLRLAEVGQESDFLIGQMLWANRHAARLGPQPQPPAGPL